A genomic region of Methanobacterium sp. SMA-27 contains the following coding sequences:
- a CDS encoding PH domain-containing protein, whose translation MTDSNRRDSHPVERVLFETKPRFIANMKSAIFKFIIVLVLLYFFTTIIQYAAIVQGRVGNLVNIPFVEGTTSILIIIILLMILWILWNILSWRSKIYTITSKRVMIKTGVIRKKSVYMHYDKIQDIIVSQSIIERISYSGDIEVFGGHDRTSLILVDIPNPGEIENMINRMIDGDDLEFETHKPKKPEQKSKKRESVMEEYDKKFKL comes from the coding sequence ATGACAGATAGTAATAGAAGAGATTCACATCCAGTAGAAAGGGTTTTATTTGAAACCAAACCCAGATTCATTGCAAATATGAAATCTGCAATATTTAAATTTATCATTGTGTTGGTGTTGTTGTATTTTTTTACTACAATAATACAGTATGCTGCCATTGTTCAAGGTCGTGTTGGAAATCTTGTAAACATACCATTTGTAGAAGGAACCACTTCCATTCTAATTATCATCATTTTATTGATGATACTATGGATACTATGGAATATTCTGTCTTGGAGATCAAAAATTTATACAATCACCAGTAAGAGAGTAATGATAAAAACAGGCGTCATTAGGAAAAAAAGTGTTTACATGCATTACGATAAAATTCAAGATATAATAGTATCCCAAAGCATTATAGAAAGGATTTCTTATTCGGGTGACATTGAAGTATTCGGTGGTCACGATAGAACCAGTTTGATCTTAGTAGACATACCAAATCCTGGCGAAATAGAAAATATGATAAACAGGATGATAGATGGAGATGATCTGGAATTTGAAACACATAAACCCAAAAAGCCAGAGCAAAAATCCAAAAAAAGAGAATCGGTCATGGAAGAGTATGATAAAAAGTTCAAACTCTAA
- a CDS encoding YnfA family protein, translating to MPTFQPANFGRVYAAYGGIFILMALLWGWQIDKIIPDRFEIIGASVVLIGVFIIMYWPRG from the coding sequence ATTCCAACATTCCAACCCGCAAACTTCGGCAGGGTTTATGCAGCATATGGAGGAATATTCATTTTAATGGCATTATTATGGGGGTGGCAAATAGACAAAATAATACCTGATAGATTTGAGATAATCGGTGCATCGGTGGTTCTCATAGGGGTATTCATAATTATGTACTGGCCACGGGGATAA
- a CDS encoding geranylgeranyl reductase family protein, giving the protein MNKFDVVVVGAGPVGSTFARYIANEGFKVVMLERKREVGVPLQCAGLLGKKIKDINILPDEYILNEVYGAYLHSPSNIILKVGRKDPEAYVIDRVGYDKFLVEQAVDAGAELLLNHRVKGLDVKTGEVCVGNNSDKIFKGEVIVGADGHASRVSDEFNPKSKSVMAAQYLLDMKKDVFDIDNVNLNVNSNISPGFLWMIPISKSMARVGLFANKDYNGLNEVLKDFINHDICYKNASILKKYQGFIPVYNSKKKIVKDRAILLGDAASQVKPTTGGGLIIGFECAKMAANTVSRALQMEDIKILNEYEYEYKKRFKNELKVQIEVQKIFESLTNEDLDQMFLKLKEGNAEALISEYGDMDTQSTLIKEMIKNRLLFSILPKLLTRRIGSLWK; this is encoded by the coding sequence ATGAATAAATTTGACGTAGTAGTTGTTGGTGCAGGGCCTGTAGGCTCAACATTTGCTAGATATATTGCAAATGAAGGTTTTAAAGTAGTAATGTTAGAGAGGAAACGAGAAGTTGGTGTTCCCCTCCAATGTGCAGGACTTTTAGGCAAAAAAATAAAGGATATTAATATCCTTCCAGATGAATACATCTTAAACGAGGTTTACGGCGCATATTTACATTCACCTTCAAATATTATATTAAAAGTTGGCCGAAAAGATCCAGAGGCATATGTAATCGATAGAGTAGGTTATGACAAATTTTTAGTAGAACAAGCAGTAGATGCAGGGGCAGAGCTTCTTTTAAACCATAGGGTAAAAGGTTTGGATGTAAAGACAGGAGAAGTTTGTGTTGGAAACAATTCTGATAAAATATTCAAAGGTGAAGTGATTGTTGGAGCTGATGGACATGCATCCCGAGTATCTGATGAATTCAACCCGAAATCAAAATCGGTAATGGCAGCGCAATATCTTTTAGACATGAAAAAAGATGTTTTTGATATAGATAATGTCAATCTTAACGTTAATTCAAATATTTCTCCCGGATTTTTATGGATGATCCCGATTTCTAAGTCAATGGCGAGAGTAGGACTATTTGCAAATAAAGATTATAATGGACTCAATGAAGTTTTAAAAGATTTTATTAATCATGATATATGTTATAAAAATGCTTCAATTTTAAAGAAGTATCAAGGATTCATACCAGTTTACAACTCTAAAAAGAAAATTGTAAAAGATAGAGCTATACTCTTGGGTGATGCAGCATCACAAGTAAAACCCACTACTGGTGGAGGCCTTATAATTGGATTTGAATGTGCTAAAATGGCAGCAAATACTGTTTCAAGGGCACTTCAAATGGAAGATATTAAAATTCTCAATGAATATGAATATGAATATAAAAAACGTTTTAAAAATGAGTTAAAAGTTCAAATTGAAGTTCAAAAGATTTTTGAATCACTTACAAATGAAGATCTTGACCAGATGTTTTTAAAACTTAAAGAAGGAAATGCAGAGGCTTTAATATCTGAATATGGGGATATGGACACCCAATCCACTCTTATAAAAGAAATGATAAAAAATAGGCTTCTGTTTTCTATTTTACCCAAATTGTTAACTCGGAGGATAGGAAGTTTATGGAAATAG
- a CDS encoding TIGR01177 family methyltransferase: protein MEIVLILSQEHQTLPKAEIEAVLNAESIPFSFENQYEGVLILNVPDEYSKSLKTFGKRLSYTHEVCKLLIETDKVHLNSEIQTYPWKDIIIKDFAVRVKRMDKDDKFDTTDVEWEIGGLINNSIERAKVNLKDPSSFLRLIFINGKIFVTERLFKIEKKHFHNLKPHKRPFFYPGSMSPKLARCMVNLTGVKKGDLVLDPFCGTGGILLEAGIMGAEVIGVDIDKKMVNGTIKNLNYCGIKDYNVFQGDARKISLPNKVNAIATDPPYGISASTGGEESQNLYAEALVTMEEILIDTGKLCMATPHYMDIEELIQGTNFEIIEQHHIRMHKSLTRVISILKKSLREER from the coding sequence ATGGAAATAGTTTTAATATTATCTCAGGAACATCAAACATTACCAAAAGCAGAGATTGAAGCTGTTTTAAATGCTGAAAGTATACCATTCAGCTTTGAAAATCAGTACGAAGGTGTTTTGATACTCAATGTACCAGATGAATATTCAAAATCTCTTAAGACCTTTGGTAAAAGGCTTTCATATACTCATGAGGTTTGTAAACTTTTAATAGAAACAGATAAAGTTCATTTAAACTCTGAAATTCAGACATATCCCTGGAAAGATATAATAATAAAAGATTTTGCTGTTAGAGTAAAGCGAATGGATAAAGATGATAAGTTTGATACAACCGATGTTGAATGGGAGATAGGCGGCTTAATAAATAACAGTATCGAACGGGCCAAAGTAAATCTAAAAGATCCATCAAGCTTTTTGAGACTTATATTCATTAATGGAAAGATTTTTGTAACTGAAAGACTATTTAAAATAGAAAAGAAGCATTTTCATAATCTTAAACCGCATAAAAGGCCTTTTTTTTATCCTGGATCCATGAGTCCAAAACTTGCAAGATGCATGGTTAATCTTACAGGAGTAAAGAAGGGAGACTTAGTTCTCGATCCATTCTGTGGAACAGGAGGAATTCTCTTAGAAGCAGGAATTATGGGTGCAGAGGTTATTGGGGTAGATATAGATAAAAAAATGGTGAATGGAACAATTAAAAATCTTAATTATTGTGGTATAAAAGATTATAATGTTTTTCAAGGTGATGCGAGGAAAATAAGCTTGCCTAATAAAGTTAACGCTATTGCAACTGATCCTCCGTACGGTATTTCAGCATCAACTGGCGGTGAAGAAAGTCAGAATCTTTATGCCGAAGCTCTTGTTACAATGGAGGAAATACTCATAGATACAGGGAAGCTATGCATGGCAACACCTCACTACATGGATATAGAAGAGCTTATACAAGGTACAAACTTTGAAATAATAGAACAACACCATATAAGAATGCACAAAAGTTTAACTCGTGTTATATCTATCCTTAAAAAATCACTGAGAGAGGAAAGATAA
- a CDS encoding (R)-citramalate synthase, whose product MKARIFDTTLRDGEQTPGVSLTPDQKLRIAIKLDDLGVNVIEAGSAITSAGEREGIKKIVSEDLSAEICSFARAVKVDVDAALECGVESVHLVVPTSDLHIEHKLRKTREEVKRTAIEAAEYAVDHGLLVELSAEDATRSDYKFLKQVLSEGIDAGAKRVCACDTVGMLTPERSYEFYKGLTELGVPVSVHCHNDFGLAVANTLSGLRAGASQAHVTVNGIGERAGNASLEEVVVSLNSLYNIKTDINFKMLYEMSKTVARMTGIYLQPNKAIVGENAFAHESGIHADGVIKKAETYEPITPELVGHRRRFVMGKHVGSHIIRKRIKEMGLRVDDVRFEQIFARIKALGDMGKCVTDVDLQAIAEDALGVLAEKPVELEELTIVSGNKVTPTASVKMNVDGVEKVEAGVGVGPVDAAIVAVRKSVKDIADIQLEEYHVDAITGGTDALIDVVVKLKNGNNIVSARSTQPDIIMASVEAVLGGVNKIVSDKKIRESENKE is encoded by the coding sequence TTGAAAGCTAGAATATTTGACACGACACTTAGAGATGGAGAGCAAACTCCGGGAGTTTCTTTAACTCCTGATCAGAAGCTTAGGATAGCAATTAAGCTTGATGATTTAGGGGTTAATGTTATAGAGGCAGGTTCGGCCATTACATCGGCGGGGGAAAGGGAAGGAATTAAAAAAATAGTTTCTGAAGATCTTTCAGCTGAAATATGCAGTTTTGCAAGGGCAGTTAAAGTTGATGTAGATGCAGCTCTAGAATGTGGAGTTGAAAGTGTTCATTTGGTTGTTCCAACATCTGATTTACATATAGAACATAAATTAAGAAAAACTCGAGAAGAAGTAAAAAGAACAGCAATTGAAGCTGCAGAATATGCTGTTGATCATGGTTTACTCGTTGAACTTTCAGCAGAAGATGCAACTCGAAGTGATTATAAATTTCTTAAACAAGTTCTAAGTGAAGGAATAGATGCTGGAGCTAAAAGAGTTTGTGCCTGTGACACAGTAGGAATGCTCACACCAGAAAGATCTTATGAATTTTATAAGGGTTTAACAGAATTAGGAGTGCCAGTTAGTGTTCATTGTCATAATGATTTTGGATTAGCCGTTGCAAATACCCTATCAGGACTTCGGGCCGGTGCAAGTCAGGCTCATGTAACAGTAAATGGAATTGGTGAAAGAGCTGGAAATGCTTCTCTTGAGGAGGTTGTAGTTTCCCTGAATTCCCTTTACAATATTAAAACAGATATTAATTTTAAAATGCTCTATGAAATGTCAAAAACAGTGGCAAGGATGACAGGAATATATCTCCAGCCAAACAAGGCCATAGTGGGTGAGAATGCATTTGCACACGAATCAGGAATACATGCAGATGGTGTTATTAAAAAGGCAGAAACATATGAACCAATAACTCCGGAGCTTGTTGGTCACAGACGAAGATTTGTTATGGGTAAACATGTGGGTTCTCATATTATCCGAAAGAGAATAAAAGAGATGGGATTAAGGGTAGATGATGTTAGATTTGAACAAATATTTGCAAGAATAAAAGCCCTTGGAGATATGGGAAAATGTGTAACAGATGTTGATCTTCAAGCAATTGCAGAAGATGCACTTGGAGTTCTAGCAGAAAAGCCAGTAGAACTTGAAGAGTTAACCATAGTCTCTGGAAACAAGGTCACCCCAACTGCATCGGTAAAAATGAATGTTGATGGTGTGGAAAAGGTTGAAGCTGGTGTTGGTGTTGGTCCGGTGGATGCAGCAATTGTTGCAGTTAGGAAAAGTGTAAAAGACATTGCAGACATACAGCTTGAAGAATATCATGTTGATGCCATAACAGGGGGAACTGATGCTCTGATTGATGTTGTTGTCAAACTCAAAAATGGTAATAATATAGTTAGTGCAAGAAGTACTCAGCCAGATATTATAATGGCCAGTGTAGAAGCAGTTTTAGGTGGAGTTAACAAGATAGTCAGCGATAAAAAGATCAGAGAATCTGAAAATAAGGAATAA
- the cgi121 gene encoding KEOPS complex subunit Cgi121 — protein MFENSGELGCNIQVAGFKSHITNIGQVMADLKQFDNCMIQLMDAEGIAGREHAIHATIHAINTFSRKENIANDLGIEICVRMSGQRQISQALKTLGIKNGDVTVCVIAVDCKADVMDKLTDILDERDDKVLEPDEDKLKNMYHISDIEAETAGSITKLLMEKTALLILET, from the coding sequence ATGTTTGAAAACAGCGGGGAACTAGGATGTAATATACAGGTGGCCGGATTCAAATCTCATATTACAAATATTGGACAGGTTATGGCTGATTTAAAACAATTTGACAATTGCATGATCCAACTCATGGATGCAGAGGGAATAGCCGGCAGAGAACATGCAATACATGCTACAATACACGCTATCAATACATTTTCAAGAAAAGAAAACATTGCAAATGATTTGGGCATAGAGATTTGCGTGAGAATGTCTGGTCAGAGGCAGATCTCACAAGCCTTAAAAACGCTAGGAATTAAAAACGGAGATGTAACTGTTTGTGTAATAGCAGTTGACTGTAAAGCTGATGTCATGGATAAATTAACAGATATTCTTGATGAGAGAGACGATAAAGTTCTTGAACCTGATGAGGATAAGTTAAAAAACATGTACCATATTTCAGATATTGAAGCTGAAACTGCAGGAAGCATTACAAAACTTTTAATGGAAAAAACTGCTCTTTTAATACTTGAAACTTGA
- a CDS encoding DegT/DnrJ/EryC1/StrS family aminotransferase, with amino-acid sequence MDLFYRRPSFETRNAMSKSALNLKHIPGSRYEEIESAEKGVKKFTRHDQVKIVNSGNSAILSVMSTFKDRIMIPDQGGWIGFKKMAEFLGIKAIPIPTELGIVEVNELECLIEKFNPEALFITSFAGYSAEQPIKNIYKICDDMGVVLVEDASGGIGDESGMLGNGKQAHVIIASTGSPKTINVGNGGFISTNDINLINSAKNILKSFKADPITCAGIASEIKNAPHILSKTLEACNFLKSEIMEFREVLYGDKSGLNIIIPDEYPKRLSYQLRNRFNVHGGSIITVCPNYNRVKMNALCIEIKNLDVKCMTHENLDEIVKILKTLN; translated from the coding sequence ATGGATTTATTTTACAGACGACCTTCATTTGAAACAAGAAATGCCATGAGCAAGTCAGCTCTCAATCTGAAACATATTCCGGGCAGTAGATATGAAGAAATAGAAAGTGCAGAAAAGGGTGTCAAAAAATTCACCAGACATGATCAAGTTAAAATTGTGAACAGTGGAAATTCTGCCATTCTCTCAGTTATGAGTACATTTAAAGATAGGATCATGATTCCTGATCAAGGCGGCTGGATAGGTTTCAAAAAAATGGCTGAATTTCTTGGTATCAAAGCAATTCCAATTCCAACAGAGCTTGGCATTGTAGAAGTAAATGAATTAGAATGTTTAATAGAAAAATTTAATCCTGAAGCACTTTTCATAACCAGTTTTGCAGGATATTCAGCAGAACAACCTATAAAAAATATTTACAAAATTTGTGATGATATGGGGGTTGTTTTAGTTGAAGATGCATCTGGTGGAATTGGAGATGAAAGTGGAATGCTTGGAAATGGCAAACAGGCTCACGTGATTATTGCATCTACGGGATCTCCCAAAACAATTAATGTTGGGAATGGTGGTTTCATTTCAACAAACGATATAAATTTAATTAATTCCGCTAAAAATATTTTAAAAAGTTTTAAGGCAGATCCAATAACATGTGCAGGTATTGCATCAGAGATAAAAAATGCACCCCACATACTTTCTAAAACTTTAGAAGCTTGTAACTTTTTAAAGTCAGAAATAATGGAGTTTAGGGAAGTATTATATGGAGACAAATCGGGATTAAACATTATAATCCCTGATGAATATCCTAAAAGATTAAGTTATCAATTAAGAAATAGATTTAATGTGCATGGAGGCAGTATAATAACTGTATGCCCTAATTACAACAGGGTGAAGATGAATGCATTATGCATTGAAATAAAAAATCTTGATGTGAAGTGTATGACACATGAAAATCTTGATGAGATAGTAAAAATATTAAAAACTCTAAATTAA
- a CDS encoding Nre family DNA repair protein, which translates to MINGKTAYLKKLTSRIKMHSVDVGKEIDGSTPPSVFIGSWNYPKVYAGPMIAPLTGDTTIMDMPESWIPQDKSQEDIIGYRLNLVRGKQIVGIKDLENNYIEKLQEISLADSSIGSEAEFSKKPRGTSFSDEHTPHGPSALIQKFDIENVKWDHELEKVFYDSDLKAADAVLDLNNKGIPFSNIQKAFSVGAMGVGKRRKLVPTRWSITACDSTIGDRLLKNVRYNDVLDTHRVYEFSSLNNYYAILLLPTEWQYEWMEAFLHVLGSEELIFSDYEGNTGKKGYSRVGGCYYTCKMAVLESLAREGKQAGAIVLREAYNGYVPLGVFNVRENVRNAMNQKPLEFEDMKTALSYISTKLNLPMQKFVKQSDLLKELLQSRQTTLDTFIPT; encoded by the coding sequence ATGATAAACGGCAAAACAGCTTACCTCAAGAAACTGACTTCTAGGATAAAAATGCATTCAGTGGATGTTGGTAAGGAGATTGATGGGAGCACACCACCATCTGTTTTTATTGGTAGTTGGAACTATCCTAAAGTATATGCAGGACCAATGATAGCACCGCTTACAGGTGACACCACAATCATGGACATGCCAGAATCTTGGATCCCACAAGACAAAAGTCAAGAGGATATAATAGGTTACAGATTGAATCTAGTGCGTGGGAAACAAATAGTGGGTATTAAAGACTTGGAAAATAATTATATTGAAAAACTTCAAGAAATATCTCTTGCTGATAGCTCAATAGGAAGTGAAGCAGAATTCAGTAAAAAACCAAGAGGTACCTCTTTCAGTGATGAACACACCCCTCATGGCCCAAGTGCACTTATACAAAAGTTTGACATCGAAAATGTAAAATGGGATCATGAGCTTGAGAAAGTTTTCTATGATAGTGATCTTAAGGCTGCCGATGCTGTATTAGACCTTAATAATAAGGGAATACCATTTTCAAACATACAGAAAGCATTTTCAGTAGGTGCAATGGGAGTTGGTAAAAGAAGAAAACTTGTACCAACAAGATGGTCAATAACTGCATGTGACAGCACTATAGGTGATCGTCTACTGAAAAATGTCCGTTATAATGATGTTCTTGATACACATCGTGTATATGAATTTTCAAGTCTTAACAATTACTATGCAATTCTTCTACTTCCAACAGAATGGCAATACGAATGGATGGAAGCATTTTTACATGTTCTTGGAAGTGAAGAACTAATATTTTCTGACTACGAAGGAAACACAGGAAAAAAAGGTTATTCAAGAGTTGGAGGATGTTACTACACATGTAAAATGGCAGTGCTTGAATCTCTTGCTCGTGAAGGAAAACAGGCAGGAGCAATAGTTTTAAGAGAAGCATATAATGGTTATGTGCCTCTTGGAGTTTTTAATGTTCGTGAAAATGTTAGAAATGCTATGAATCAAAAACCACTTGAATTTGAGGATATGAAAACAGCTCTTTCTTACATATCAACCAAACTCAATCTACCAATGCAAAAATTTGTAAAACAAAGTGACCTTTTAAAAGAACTTTTACAATCTAGACAAACTACTTTAGACACTTTTATACCAACTTAA
- the msrB gene encoding peptide-methionine (R)-S-oxide reductase MsrB, translating into MTTNSKEDSLIPIYSVKTGKVELVEKIKKTDEEWKKILSKESYNVARHQGTELAFTGKYHDCHEDGIYECICCGTDLFDSNTKFDSGTGWPSFWQPIADENIKEHKDRNYGMIRTESLCARCDAHLGHVFDDGPKPTGLRYCMNSASLKLVKR; encoded by the coding sequence ATGACAACCAATTCAAAGGAAGATTCACTTATACCAATCTACTCTGTAAAAACTGGTAAGGTAGAACTGGTTGAGAAAATAAAAAAGACCGACGAAGAATGGAAAAAAATATTGAGCAAAGAATCCTATAATGTTGCAAGACATCAGGGGACAGAACTTGCGTTTACAGGCAAATATCACGACTGTCACGAGGATGGAATATATGAGTGTATTTGTTGTGGAACGGATCTTTTCGATTCGAATACTAAGTTTGACTCCGGAACTGGATGGCCAAGCTTCTGGCAACCCATAGCTGATGAAAATATCAAAGAACATAAGGATAGAAACTATGGTATGATAAGAACTGAATCACTATGCGCCCGCTGTGATGCACATTTAGGGCATGTTTTCGACGACGGACCCAAACCAACAGGATTGCGATATTGCATGAATTCTGCATCCTTAAAGTTAGTCAAAAGATAA
- the guaA gene encoding glutamine-hydrolyzing GMP synthase — protein sequence MLDPSDFINESIQEIKNIIGDKKAIIALSGGVDSSVASVLTSTAIGDNLIAVFVDHGLLREGESDYVNKTFNDRLNLRTINAEEEFLNRLDGVSDPEEKRKIIGELFIRVFERVAEEEGAEFLVQGTIAPDWIESDGQIKSHHNIALPHGLVLEIVEPIRELYKDEVRVIGSKLGLPDEMVNRQPYPGPGLAVRVVGILTPEKISICRKANAIVEEEVKKEGLDATLWQYFAVLTDTKVTGVKGDIRDFGYLVVIRMVESIDAMTANVPELPWSMVKTISQRITAEIPEVTHVSLSVSDKPPSTIEFA from the coding sequence ATGTTAGATCCATCTGATTTTATAAATGAATCAATTCAAGAAATAAAAAATATAATAGGCGATAAAAAAGCCATAATAGCACTTTCTGGTGGTGTTGACAGCTCTGTAGCATCAGTATTAACTTCAACGGCTATTGGAGATAATTTAATTGCTGTATTTGTTGATCACGGGCTTTTAAGAGAAGGAGAATCAGATTATGTTAATAAAACATTTAATGACCGACTCAATTTGAGAACTATTAATGCAGAGGAAGAATTTTTAAACAGACTTGATGGTGTTTCTGATCCTGAAGAAAAGAGAAAGATCATTGGTGAATTATTTATAAGAGTTTTTGAAAGGGTTGCCGAAGAAGAAGGTGCTGAATTTCTTGTACAAGGCACAATAGCACCAGACTGGATAGAAAGTGATGGTCAAATAAAATCGCATCACAATATAGCACTTCCACATGGATTAGTACTGGAGATTGTTGAACCAATAAGAGAACTTTATAAGGACGAAGTTAGAGTAATAGGAAGTAAACTGGGTCTTCCTGATGAAATGGTTAACAGACAACCATATCCTGGTCCTGGGCTTGCAGTAAGGGTAGTAGGCATATTGACTCCTGAAAAAATAAGCATATGTAGAAAAGCCAATGCAATTGTAGAGGAAGAAGTTAAAAAAGAAGGTCTTGATGCTACTTTATGGCAGTACTTTGCTGTTTTAACTGATACAAAAGTTACAGGAGTTAAAGGAGACATAAGGGATTTTGGTTATCTGGTAGTGATTCGAATGGTTGAATCAATCGATGCAATGACTGCAAATGTACCAGAACTCCCATGGAGTATGGTAAAAACAATATCTCAGAGAATAACAGCTGAAATACCCGAAGTAACACATGTTTCACTTTCTGTAAGTGATAAACCTCCTAGTACAATTGAATTTGCCTAA
- a CDS encoding GtrA family protein, whose translation MAHDNLLQKLFKNQTNKTWVQFLRYILVGGIVFIIDFGFLFILTEVFGIYYLISAALAFTLGLIANYFLSISWVFNIRILTKKHFEFGVFALIGIIGLFFNEVLIWVLTEDQGINYLISKIFASILILFWNFYARKFILFR comes from the coding sequence ATGGCTCATGATAATTTATTGCAAAAGCTGTTTAAAAATCAAACAAATAAAACTTGGGTTCAATTTTTAAGATATATTTTAGTGGGAGGGATAGTTTTTATTATTGATTTCGGTTTCCTATTTATTCTAACTGAAGTTTTTGGGATTTATTACCTAATTTCAGCTGCTTTAGCATTTACACTGGGATTAATTGCCAATTATTTCCTGAGTATTAGTTGGGTTTTTAATATAAGAATTCTAACAAAAAAACACTTTGAATTCGGGGTTTTCGCGTTAATTGGAATTATAGGTCTTTTTTTTAATGAAGTTTTGATATGGGTTTTAACTGAGGATCAAGGGATTAACTATCTGATTTCAAAGATATTTGCATCAATATTAATTCTGTTCTGGAATTTTTATGCACGGAAATTTATTTTATTTAGATGA
- a CDS encoding GMP synthase subunit A, with translation MKILVVNNLGQYNHRIYRSLHYLKIPSEIIPNSTSLDEVKEKNPLGLILGGGPSIERAGNSLSYVEELDYPILGICLGHQIIAKAFGGEIGAAGIESYAQIKINILDENDILKGFGKSADVWASHKDEVIKPPENFKVLATSSICGVEAMKHESKPIYGIQFHPEVHHTENGGKIFENFYETCKEYNEKKSLN, from the coding sequence ATGAAAATACTTGTTGTTAATAATCTTGGGCAGTACAATCATAGAATTTATAGAAGTCTCCATTATCTTAAGATTCCTTCAGAGATAATTCCAAATTCAACATCACTTGACGAAGTAAAGGAAAAAAATCCCCTCGGACTTATTCTCGGTGGTGGACCTTCGATCGAAAGAGCTGGAAACTCCTTGAGTTATGTTGAAGAACTTGATTATCCAATTTTAGGCATATGTCTTGGCCATCAAATTATTGCCAAAGCATTTGGTGGAGAGATAGGTGCAGCAGGTATTGAAAGTTATGCTCAGATTAAAATAAATATACTTGATGAAAACGATATATTAAAGGGTTTTGGAAAAAGTGCAGATGTATGGGCATCTCACAAAGATGAAGTAATTAAACCGCCTGAAAACTTCAAAGTTCTTGCAACATCATCAATATGTGGTGTTGAAGCCATGAAACACGAAAGCAAACCTATTTATGGAATACAGTTCCATCCTGAAGTTCATCACACTGAAAATGGAGGAAAGATATTTGAAAACTTCTATGAAACTTGTAAGGAATATAATGAAAAAAAATCATTAAACTGA
- a CDS encoding DUF2124 family protein has protein sequence MRKDSEFTGITENLLAFREEVKDAKKITFIGMPGVCSPFALLFAFVVKEKESIFITGTDLTSAKKIIPSDQGMQFGELADPHADVVALLGGLAMPKSKVKAEDIQKILDVVLEDNGKLMGLCYMDIFRESGWHEILDFDCIINGTLTGFILRK, from the coding sequence ATGAGAAAGGACAGTGAATTTACAGGAATAACCGAGAATCTTTTAGCATTCCGAGAAGAGGTAAAGGATGCTAAAAAAATAACATTCATTGGTATGCCCGGGGTATGTAGTCCATTTGCTCTGCTTTTTGCCTTTGTTGTTAAGGAAAAGGAATCAATTTTTATAACGGGTACAGATTTAACTAGTGCCAAAAAAATTATCCCTTCTGATCAAGGTATGCAGTTTGGTGAATTAGCGGATCCTCATGCAGATGTTGTTGCTCTTTTGGGAGGGTTAGCTATGCCCAAATCCAAAGTTAAAGCTGAAGACATTCAAAAAATTCTTGATGTTGTTCTTGAAGATAATGGAAAATTAATGGGACTTTGTTATATGGATATATTTCGAGAGTCTGGATGGCATGAAATACTAGACTTTGACTGTATAATTAACGGGACATTAACAGGTTTTATTTTAAGAAAATAA